DNA sequence from the Drosophila sechellia strain sech25 chromosome 3L, ASM438219v1, whole genome shotgun sequence genome:
CATgtataatattgttattatctaaCAACAGTAACATGTAACTTGTTAAGGTAGTATAACACTGGGTGGGTCTCCACTTCCGCTCCACTTCCACATCCGCAATCTATTATCAATATTAAGTATCCGCATCGTTGTTCCATAACTAATCTACACATGTGTTCATGCCTGTAATAACTGTCTATCGTTGTGACTATGGGTGCTATACCCTTCTACTCGTAAGTTCCCGGGATGTCCAGGAATGGATTTCACTACATCGTACCTAAGTTCAACTATGGGTTAATAATGATAATGCACTTAACATCGGTATCGGTCAACGGTTCTAAATGGAAGATTACAGTTTGTTGTATTGATTATGTACCATCGTAGGTTGATAATTATGCTTATCGATATGGTCGTCGTCCGCTCAGTTTGTttcaacagaaaataaaaactatcaCAAACGTTAAATGAAAATACGAAATTCTACAGGAATACAGGATATTCCACACTTACTGCTGTGGCAAGTGCCGCTATTGTCCACCCACAATCCGTTCAGTACCAAAAAGCAATCATCTTCAATTGTGCACATTTCCACTGGCCAGCATCCGGTAGCGGTTCAGCAGCTGAACAGCCGCATCCTGCATGGGCACTACCTTTCCGTATCGTTCCTCGTACACCTCCAGCATGATCCTTTCTCACAAAACCGTGCAGATGACAAAGAGCAGCGACACCAGGCACAGCATCATCACAATGTCCCGATGGAGTTTCCGATCTCGGTGGAAGGGTCGCGTGGTATAGCACTCGCGGCGTGCCTGTCGCAGCAGCCAAACTGGGACAAAGAGCTGGAGCAGATCAGGCACCATGAACCCAATGTCCCGTACTATCTGGTGGGCGTAACCCTCGCCGCGCACCACATTCATGAAGAACTGATCAAAGCTGCTGGCCAGGATGTGCAGCAGGGCGATGCCTACTATGCAAAAGACTTTCTTTGGCGTGACCACGTTGGTGGTGTTGGCCAGGTGCATTACTAGCACCGTTGAAAACAACTCGGTTACCTGGAAGAAACGGGAGTGTTAAAGATTGCAGCTTTAAGATGGGAAAGGATTTAGTTAGTTGATATTTCTAAACGAGGACATAGATGTGCTTTAGCTATTTGcgaatatataatataattagaTGAGATCTATTTATTACACTGATTATAGTAATTAGTTTAAGGCTTCTggtaaatgaaaataattatataataaatataattatatttcttCCCGAACTCGTGACTGTATAATTTTATCTATTGGCCATTTTTAATTTCGCACTTTTAGGGCAGTCCACTCATTAAAACTTTGGTCGGATGGATGGATTTGCTCTCGAAACTTATTACTCTGCCATACTTCTATTTCCATGAATATGGCTATGTAGACTTGGGCGGACTGGactggtgggtggtgggcagTGGGTGATGGGTGAGGGGTGGTGAGCGGTCTAGTGCGGGAAAAGTGCGAAAATTGTGCGGGAAAGTGTTCGAATTTGAGCGCATATTGTGCAAGTTTTGAGCGCACTCGCGCAGGACGAACTTTCCCAATAAATTATGGATGGCCAGTTATGGCTTAGGGCACAAACATATGATGGCACGTAGTTGCGATATTTGACATTGACTTGTAAGTTGCAATCTGAACTGGTACACgttgaaaaactttttaaatatcCAATTAGCTTTTACAACTGGCCATCTGGTTCGGAAACTTTTAGATAcatttattgtaatatttGTTTCAAAATGTATACCAGTACTATTCAAACACATAATGTGGAATACCTGAACATATATCTTATTACTTGTATATAATTTTCCAATTATGTACAACAGTTTTTTTCAGTGTTCTAGTCCTTCACTTACCGTGAAGAAGAGCTGGTGGTTCCACTGATTGTAGTAGTCATCGTTGTAGTAGTTGATGTACGCCCACCAGGCATAGTAATGCGAGAATATCGAGAGCAGGAAGAGCAGCAGCATGGAGTACCGCACGCGCTGCTGGAGGATCAGGGCGATTAGCCTCTTGATGCACTCGTACAGGGCAATCACGGCGAACACGGTCAGAATCCACATCTTGAAGCTGTTGGGCGTGGCATTGAAGTACATGTGCTTGTAGGCGGCCACGCCCGACTCGTAGGGTCCCTTGAAGACGGTGTCCCAGCAGGAGCAGGTGCAGAAGTGCCTGTCCACGTAGCGTGCGTAGTTCTCCCAGAAGTACCACAGGATGACGATGTGCGCTGGCGGGATGAGGGCCGGAGCCAGCGATCCGCAGGCGGTGGGCAGCCAGGTGATGTCGAACATCTGGCAAATATACTGCTTACACTAACTGGCTAATGATATGTTGGTTCCCAAATCGTGTTTTTCCTCCTCAAAATTGGGTGGTCATGGCGTTCTGGTTTAAAGGGATAAATTGCTAAGTGAATAATATAAAAGTTCAATTGTTAATCTATATATTAACTTGTGAAAAATTAGGGAGAATTAGTGCAATATCTACAGGCATTTAAGTCATGCCATTTTTGTAGGTTGTAAGGAATATAGTTTTTTCTATAGCTTGTGCTATAATTAATTACAATTATAAATCAGTTAATTATATCTATTGGTAAATCGAATTCACGGGGATTTCCATTTCGCAATGCATTGTTCGCGTATCATTTACTCAATTGAATGACATGAGATTTTTCTTCAAGTCAttcaaaatcaatttgaattgcatttaaatatcTAATTGCCAATAATCGTATAGTAATCGCGTATTAATTcacttttgtttaaataacTTTAACAAACACCTATAGATGGTTAGGCAGTCAAGAAAATATTATAGTTCgcaaacaaaaacatcaaGTCCACTATTAAATGTCAGTTTTAACAAGGAATAATGTGCTTTAAATTGATaatctgccagagaaagaagatttctttgtatttattttgtaaatatttcaatatttcgctTTTGGCCAGCGTGTTATTTCTGTTTTGCATAGttatgaaaataaacaaaaagggGCGCCCAGAACGAAATATATGCCGCCCAGTGCATCGGTGTgcctttttcaattttcccaGAAATTTTCCCCGAGAAGGCCTGCCAGTTGCCGCAACACACGGCTTTTTGCGGACTCGCATTCACAATTTGCATACAactgcgaatgcgaatgcaaatACGAATGTGAGTGCGAATGTTAATGTGActgtgaatgtgaatgtgaatgcgAAAGCGAGTGCAACTGCAGTCGAGTGACCGACTGAGTGTCATCCTCGGCTACATTGGCGTGTCCAAAAATGAtgcaattaataaataaatttatctgCACCAGGAGCGGGGCAACCAGGCGGCCAAGGGACGCCTGCCTCTACGCACGCTGAATGGCATTCCAAGCGGCACGGCTGCCAAAAAATCAAAAGGCAAAGCGAGCAGTCATTAGCACGGACACGATgagccagccaaccagccaacTCCTCAATGGGCAGCTGAATGGGATCCGGGAATGGGTGGAGAGTGGGCCATGGGTACATATAGTGGGCATGCCGCTGGGCAACTGCAATTCAGCCAACAGAGATGGGTGCTAATGAATAAAATAGGGGCAGCTTATATACCCTTTCAATGAAATAATTCCTATGGGAATGGAAACTTAAGAGGAGTCTTTATAAGCATGGGTACAAAAATGAAGAACAAAGCGAATTTAAAAGGCATATACTTAAGATACTTAAGCTTTAAGTTcttaatttaacaaattaatttgataaatgtatattttctaaagaatctttattatttctttgaTTTGAACTGCTTTTATAGCTTATTGGAAATGTAGGCATTTTTAAGGTTTTCAAATTGTCGAACTATAAAAcacatattaaattttatctttttagtTATATCATTATTACGCCACTCCTGAATGATTCAAGTATtacaataaattaaacaaaaatttgtataaataaataaaattaaatttaaacacaATTCTGTAACTAACAAACCAAATAAACCACCTGCCTGCTGTTTCATGGCTAATACTTGTGAGTGAGATTAAGCCATAAGCTTGCAAAATCTCTAGATgtgcttaaaaataatacacCCCTTGTGTCTGTAGGGCACTCATGGCATAGGATAAGTAGACCTCGAGTGCACGGTGTTTCCTCCTCAACTTAATTAATACATCGCCCTGCGATGCGCAGCTGCCAGGGAAAAactatttcgatttgttttgATTGCCGATGCTTTTCGGCTCCTGacttttgccttttgttgcgccacaaaaacagaaaacaatgCCAAATAGAA
Encoded proteins:
- the LOC6605407 gene encoding uncharacterized protein LOC6605407, with protein sequence MFDITWLPTACGSLAPALIPPAHIVILWYFWENYARYVDRHFCTCSCWDTVFKGPYESGVAAYKHMYFNATPNSFKMWILTVFAVIALYECIKRLIALILQQRVRYSMLLLFLLSIFSHYYAWWAYINYYNDDYYNQWNHQLFFTVTELFSTVLVMHLANTTNVVTPKKVFCIVGIALLHILASSFDQFFMNVVRGEGYAHQIVRDIGFMVPDLLQLFVPVWLLRQARRECYTTRPFHRDRKLHRDIVMMLCLVSLLFVICTVL